From a single Haladaptatus caseinilyticus genomic region:
- a CDS encoding sugar phosphate isomerase/epimerase family protein, with protein sequence MGIGYTTILYDEESLSHGIGDIGACQYDGIEIGLEKVRAVGYKTVRDVLRKNELDPYLIMGEWLESDAACDRVVDGAYTASRLDAEFIGILPPQRGHVDDKILDEWITQICEAAYDAGVTPLLHHHGATHIEQPDEIAAWLKRSPSNLKLVWDTAHHYPYGRHYPSGDVTDGIERFADDIEYVHLKDVAPPADFDSHIEALSNAEFHLDNVINYFRAFTDLGEGRLDFGAVADTLDNIGFDGHITIEIENQTTDPLIHAKKNLDYWQDVTND encoded by the coding sequence ATGGGAATTGGTTATACGACAATCCTATACGATGAAGAATCACTGTCGCATGGGATCGGGGATATTGGCGCCTGTCAGTACGACGGCATCGAGATTGGACTCGAGAAAGTTCGTGCAGTCGGCTACAAAACAGTCCGCGACGTGCTCAGGAAAAATGAACTCGACCCCTACCTTATCATGGGCGAGTGGCTCGAATCAGACGCGGCGTGTGACCGTGTCGTCGATGGTGCATATACTGCGTCAAGGCTCGATGCAGAGTTCATCGGTATTCTTCCGCCACAGCGGGGACACGTCGACGACAAAATACTTGACGAATGGATAACCCAAATCTGTGAGGCCGCCTATGATGCAGGTGTGACACCGCTTTTGCATCACCACGGCGCGACACACATTGAACAACCTGATGAGATTGCAGCGTGGCTCAAGCGAAGTCCTTCAAACCTCAAACTCGTCTGGGACACCGCACACCACTACCCGTACGGCAGACACTATCCGTCCGGTGACGTTACAGACGGAATCGAACGCTTTGCAGACGACATCGAATACGTACATCTCAAAGACGTCGCACCGCCGGCAGATTTTGATTCCCATATCGAGGCACTCTCCAATGCAGAGTTCCACCTCGATAATGTGATAAATTACTTTAGGGCGTTCACCGACCTTGGTGAGGGCCGACTGGACTTCGGTGCTGTCGCTGACACCCTCGACAATATTGGGTTCGACGGCCACATCACCATCGAGATAGAGAATCAGACGACTGATCCACTCATCCACGCAAAAAAGAACCTCGATTACTGGCAGGACGTCACGAACGACTGA
- a CDS encoding extracellular solute-binding protein — MQPHTNRFSRRTFLSATGASGLAGLAGCTGFLPGGSSNSDSSPNKISVAAVEGSGRLFKRLVDKYVGDDTGVQVDVSLFPYANLFEKTSSVLTTQGDSFDLVFMDDPWFPQLAQHLEPVQQWLPEDIPKDKYIQTTLDIATWPAPKGPVVPSAQGMEQKLRGLVVVGNTQLFAYNAKYYKQVGESEPKTWDDVYRAGKKISEQIDGVNGYTIRGKRGNPINANFFGLGNSRVGDMFDKNWRYQWDGSKGVDTLDFYVNNLKSISPEGVSSFDSDRVLSGLSDGSAAQAPAWPSAASLLLDPKKAKEAKNIKFTPIPKGMRQAPQQGNWIAGINKYISDDKKKAVGKVIRSAVSKEAQAKYVGLGGVPFRHDTFKNNMDAQPWFDALYTSLQKAKWRPRTPLWNRIAVTQGKNLNSALTGDVTPKKALTSINDDVESILKDAGYYE, encoded by the coding sequence ATGCAACCCCATACTAATCGTTTTTCTCGACGTACCTTCCTTAGTGCGACAGGAGCGTCTGGTCTCGCTGGACTCGCTGGGTGTACAGGGTTCCTTCCCGGTGGTTCGTCGAACTCGGATAGCAGTCCGAATAAGATATCCGTTGCAGCTGTCGAAGGATCAGGACGTCTCTTCAAACGTCTCGTCGACAAGTACGTCGGAGACGACACGGGCGTCCAAGTTGACGTCTCGTTGTTCCCATACGCGAACCTCTTCGAGAAGACTAGCAGTGTACTTACCACGCAGGGAGACTCATTCGACCTAGTCTTCATGGACGATCCCTGGTTTCCACAGCTGGCACAGCACCTCGAACCCGTACAGCAGTGGCTTCCGGAGGATATCCCGAAAGACAAGTATATCCAAACCACTCTGGACATCGCGACGTGGCCAGCACCAAAGGGCCCAGTCGTTCCGTCTGCGCAGGGCATGGAGCAGAAACTCCGTGGACTCGTGGTTGTAGGCAACACCCAATTATTTGCTTACAACGCGAAGTACTACAAACAGGTTGGAGAGAGTGAACCGAAGACGTGGGATGACGTCTACCGTGCAGGGAAGAAAATCTCCGAGCAAATCGACGGTGTAAATGGGTACACGATCCGTGGGAAGCGCGGAAATCCCATTAATGCGAACTTCTTCGGACTTGGTAACTCACGCGTAGGTGATATGTTTGACAAGAACTGGCGATATCAGTGGGATGGGTCGAAAGGCGTGGACACACTCGACTTCTACGTCAATAACCTAAAGTCCATCAGTCCAGAGGGTGTTTCGTCGTTCGATAGCGACCGAGTCCTTAGTGGTCTCAGCGACGGGAGTGCCGCACAGGCACCGGCTTGGCCTTCAGCGGCGTCCCTCTTACTTGACCCTAAAAAGGCAAAGGAAGCTAAGAACATCAAGTTCACACCGATTCCAAAGGGGATGCGACAGGCACCACAGCAGGGTAACTGGATCGCTGGCATCAATAAATATATTAGCGATGACAAAAAGAAGGCCGTCGGCAAGGTTATACGGTCGGCAGTGTCGAAGGAGGCCCAAGCCAAATACGTCGGCCTCGGCGGTGTCCCTTTCCGACACGATACATTCAAAAACAACATGGACGCTCAACCGTGGTTCGACGCACTATACACAAGCCTGCAGAAGGCTAAGTGGCGGCCTCGGACCCCGCTCTGGAATCGTATCGCCGTTACGCAAGGGAAAAATCTGAATAGTGCTCTGACTGGTGATGTGACCCCGAAAAAGGCGCTCACGAGCATCAATGACGATGTAGAGTCCATTCTCAAAGATGCAGGCTACTACGAATAA